The stretch of DNA TTGCCTCCAAGGAGCGATAAATTAAAGTTGGGGATAAACGGACTTTGCAATACATCGTTGATATACCAGTTGTAGGTGGTTCCTAAATCTTGGTTTACCATAGCAATACGCACCCTATCGTTATCGCAAAGGGTAGTGTTAAAATCTAAGAGCCCATCGATGGTGAAATCGGGGGTTGGGATGTCTTGAATCTCGATGTCGTTGCGATAGCTGTTAATACAACCAGTGGTTTTATTGAGCACGGTGGTCGTTACGGTAAACCGTCCAGAGGAGACAAAGCGGTGCGAGCGTTTAGGCCCAAACTCTAGCTGAGTACCATCTCCATAATCCCATGAGATTTGCACGTTCTCGCTAGATGTTGCGCTAAAAGGAACCGGAGCATTGATACAAGCCTCGGTCGGTACGCTAACATTAGCCGAAGGAATTTTATTGACCG from Luteibaculum oceani encodes:
- a CDS encoding PKD domain-containing protein — encoded protein: VNKIPSANVSVPTEACINAPVPFSATSSENVQISWDYGDGTQLEFGPKRSHRFVSSGRFTVTTTVLNKTTGCINSYRNDIEIQDIPTPDFTIDGLLDFNTTLCDNDRVRIAMVNQDLGTTYNWYINDVLQSPFIPNFNLSLLGGNKTIRLEAVTSAGCFASIEKTIKVAIPTAKIESVNEVCNRSDLAMKFTSGINVDQFQWQIIGNGVDTRSTNPAVYPVNEPSGTNFLTLNLELTTKEGCVNNISKSIRVKQVLAGFFAPSEV